The following proteins are encoded in a genomic region of Odocoileus virginianus isolate 20LAN1187 ecotype Illinois chromosome 14, Ovbor_1.2, whole genome shotgun sequence:
- the ATPSCKMT gene encoding ATP synthase subunit C lysine N-methyltransferase gives MGSQPGVQCSVLALAVYLALVSDRPELFSSALWRITHSVRHDIPRWTHPATLEKERLSEFVPPTSLEANRLKKSSWGVLFTGIVGGTLVAVYAVATPFITPALRRICLPFVPATTKQIENVVKMLQCRRGPLVDIGSGDGRIVIAAAKEGFTAVGYELNPWLVWYSRYRAWREGVQASARFYISDLWKVTFSQYSNVVIFGVPQMMAQLEEKLELELKDDAWVIACRFPFPHWTPAQVTGEGLDTVWAYDARAFRGRDGRP, from the exons ATGGGCTCGCAGCCTGGCGTTCAGTGCTCAGTGCTTGCGCTTGCGGTGTACTTGGCCCTGGTTTCTGACCGCCCGGAGCTGTTCTCAAGCGCTTTATGGCGTATAACTCATTCAGTCCGGCACGATATTCCGAGAT GGACACACCCAGCAACACTTGAAAAAGAAAGGCTGTCAGAATTTGTTCCACCTACAAGTCTTGAAGCCAACAGATTGAAGAAAAGCAGTTGGGGGGTCTTATTTACTGGCATTGTTGGGGGCACGCTGGTGGCCGTGTATGCCGTGGCCACACCATTTATAACACCAGCCCTCCGAAGAATTTGTTTGCCTTTTGTACCTGCAACTACGAAACAGATAGAAAATGTTGTGAAAatgttgcaatgcaggagaggaccCCTGGTGGACATTGGTAGTGGTGACGGACGTATT GTGATCGCAGCTGCAAAGGAAGGGTTCACAGCTGTGGGTTATGAATTGAATCCCTGGCTTGTCTGGTACTCCAGGTACCGCGCTTGGCGGGAAGGGGTGCAGGCGTCGGCCAGATTTTACATCTCAGACTTGTGGAAG GTCACTTTTTCGCAGTACTCAAATGTTGTTATCTTTGGTGTGCCCCAGATG ATGGCGCAGCTGGAGGAGAAGCTCGAGCTTGAACTCAAGGACGACGCTTGGGTCATCGCTTGCCGGTTCCCCTTCCCGCACTGGACCCCGGCGCAGGTCACGGGGGAGGGGCTGGACACGGTGTGGGCCTACGACGCGCGCGCTTTCAGGGGAAGAGACGGGAGGCCCTGA